One Streptomyces sp. NBC_01237 genomic region harbors:
- the hemG gene encoding protoporphyrinogen oxidase — translation MQRSHQRVNTRTGHVVVIGGGIAGLAAAHRLVLAGLRVTLLEATERLGGKLMTGEIAGTRVDLGAESMLARRPEAVGLARAVGLGDRLQPPATATASVWTRDALRPMPKGHVMGVPGDPAALGGVLSPEGLARIAQERDLTPTAVGDDVAVGSYVADRLGREVVDRLVEPLLGGVYAGDAYRISMRAAVPQLFEVVKEGGSLLDGVRRIQERAAARQQTGPVFQGIDGGVGTLPDAVAAAVRAGGGEILTATPVLGLTRGDEGWNVRTDTRVITADGIVLATPAWSASTLLAAESPAASAELAGVEYASMALITLAFRRSDIGEASALHGRSGFLVPPVDGRTIKASTFSSNKWQWVADAAPGLFVLRTSVGRYGEEDHLHREDEELIDVSLRDLAEATGLAAKPLDTEVTRWIGGLPQYPVGHLDRVARIRDEVAKLPGLRVCGAVYDGVGIPACVASAHRAADELAHDLTGEGTGEDTAAVAGTVTDGSAGEDAGGDHGRDHRHVDPGSGHSERGGTIAV, via the coding sequence ATGCAGCGTTCTCATCAGCGCGTGAACACGCGTACGGGCCACGTCGTCGTCATCGGCGGTGGCATCGCCGGTCTGGCCGCCGCACACCGGCTGGTCCTGGCCGGACTGCGGGTCACGCTCCTGGAGGCGACGGAGCGGCTCGGCGGCAAACTCATGACCGGGGAGATCGCGGGCACCCGCGTCGATCTCGGCGCCGAGTCGATGCTCGCGCGGCGCCCCGAGGCGGTCGGCCTGGCCCGTGCCGTCGGCCTCGGTGACCGCCTCCAGCCGCCCGCCACCGCCACCGCCTCGGTATGGACGCGTGACGCCCTGCGGCCGATGCCCAAGGGCCATGTCATGGGCGTGCCGGGCGACCCGGCGGCGCTCGGCGGGGTGCTCTCCCCGGAGGGCCTCGCCAGGATCGCCCAGGAGCGCGACCTCACCCCCACCGCCGTCGGCGACGATGTCGCGGTCGGCAGCTATGTCGCCGACCGTCTCGGCCGCGAGGTCGTGGACCGGCTCGTGGAACCGCTCCTCGGCGGGGTGTACGCGGGTGACGCCTACCGGATCTCGATGCGGGCCGCCGTACCGCAGCTCTTCGAGGTGGTGAAGGAGGGCGGCTCCCTGCTCGACGGGGTGCGGCGCATCCAGGAGCGGGCCGCCGCCCGGCAGCAGACCGGACCCGTCTTCCAGGGCATCGACGGCGGCGTCGGTACCCTGCCGGACGCCGTCGCCGCCGCCGTACGGGCCGGGGGCGGCGAGATCCTCACCGCGACCCCGGTCCTCGGACTCACCCGTGGCGACGAGGGCTGGAACGTCCGCACCGACACCCGGGTGATCACCGCCGACGGCATCGTCCTGGCCACCCCCGCCTGGTCCGCCTCCACGCTGCTGGCCGCCGAGTCCCCGGCCGCCTCCGCCGAACTGGCCGGAGTCGAGTACGCGTCGATGGCCCTGATCACCCTGGCGTTCCGGCGCTCCGACATCGGGGAGGCAAGCGCGCTGCACGGGCGCTCGGGCTTCCTCGTCCCGCCGGTCGACGGCCGCACGATCAAGGCGTCCACCTTCTCCAGCAACAAGTGGCAGTGGGTGGCCGACGCGGCGCCCGGCCTCTTCGTCCTGCGTACCTCCGTCGGCCGGTACGGCGAGGAGGACCATCTGCACCGCGAGGACGAAGAACTGATCGATGTCTCGCTGCGCGACCTCGCCGAGGCGACCGGACTGGCCGCGAAGCCCCTCGACACCGAGGTCACCCGGTGGATCGGCGGCCTTCCGCAGTACCCGGTCGGCCATCTCGACCGGGTCGCCCGCATCCGCGACGAGGTCGCGAAGCTGCCGGGGCTGCGGGTCTGCGGGGCGGTGTACGACGGAGTCGGCATCCCCGCCTGCGTCGCGAGCGCGCACCGGGCCGCGGACGAGCTCGCCCACGACCTGACGGGAGAAGGCACGGGAGAGGACACAGCGGCGGTCGCGGGAACGGTCACCGACGGGAGCGCGGGAGAGGACGCCGGGGGCGATCACGGGAGAGATCATCGCCACGTCGACCCTGGTTCGGGGCACTCGGAGCGAGGCGGGACAATAGCCGTATGA
- the hemQ gene encoding hydrogen peroxide-dependent heme synthase has protein sequence MSAPETATSSKGPNAGKKAKDLNEVIRYTLWSVFKLRDVLPLDRAGYADEVQELFDQLEAKDITVRGTYDVSGLRADADLMIWWHAETADELQEAYNLFRRTKLGRAVEPVWSNMALHRPAEFNKSHVPAFLADETPRNYISVYPFVRSYDWYLLPDEDRRRMLADHGKMARGYPDVRANTVASFSLGDYEWVLAFEADELYRIVDLMRHLRASEARLHVREEVPFYTGRRKSVADLVAGLA, from the coding sequence ATGAGTGCTCCTGAGACTGCGACATCAAGCAAGGGTCCGAACGCCGGCAAGAAGGCCAAGGACCTCAACGAGGTCATCCGCTACACGCTGTGGTCCGTCTTCAAGCTGCGCGATGTGCTGCCCCTGGACCGCGCGGGCTACGCCGACGAGGTCCAGGAGCTGTTCGACCAGCTCGAGGCCAAGGACATCACCGTGCGGGGCACGTACGACGTGTCCGGTCTGCGGGCCGACGCCGACCTCATGATCTGGTGGCACGCCGAGACCGCCGATGAGCTCCAGGAGGCGTACAACCTCTTCCGGCGCACCAAGCTGGGCCGAGCGGTGGAGCCGGTCTGGTCGAACATGGCGCTGCACCGCCCCGCCGAGTTCAACAAGTCGCACGTTCCGGCGTTCCTGGCCGACGAGACGCCGCGCAACTACATCAGCGTCTATCCCTTCGTGCGCTCCTACGACTGGTACCTGCTGCCGGACGAGGACCGTCGTCGCATGCTCGCGGACCACGGCAAGATGGCCCGCGGCTACCCCGACGTCCGCGCCAACACCGTCGCCTCCTTCTCGCTCGGCGACTACGAGTGGGTCCTCGCCTTCGAGGCCGACGAGCTGTACCGCATCGTGGACCTGATGCGTCACCTGCGGGCCTCCGAGGCGCGGCTGCACGTCCGCGAAGAGGTGCCGTTCTACACGGGACGCAGGAAGTCCGTCGCAGACCTGGTGGCCGGGCTCGCATAG
- a CDS encoding TIGR04222 domain-containing membrane protein codes for MLWVMFLLVAWGAAAISCVRLCLASAQAAQPPADVAREPSRPELNLYETAFLAGGPHRVADLALVSLHLRRRLLLAHTGWATVVDPEGVDEVERTVIRAIGPEGQSRIAPIRAAAAAADAVRTLADRLVAAGLAVPPGTRTGIASAVRAVRCSAVLVVVMGAAAVLIPGREPGYGGPVLAWFGLPLVLTLGCLAIARIENHPYSPWASPTGQRWLDSLPAPVRGADRELLAAVAVRGVRAVRDPALRAALTGRPMNA; via the coding sequence ATGCTCTGGGTCATGTTCCTGCTGGTCGCGTGGGGCGCGGCGGCGATCTCCTGTGTCCGGCTCTGTCTCGCCTCCGCCCAGGCGGCGCAGCCTCCGGCCGACGTCGCGCGGGAACCGTCACGTCCTGAACTGAACCTGTACGAGACGGCTTTCCTGGCCGGCGGCCCGCACCGGGTCGCCGATCTGGCGCTGGTCTCCCTGCATCTGCGGCGGCGGCTGCTGCTCGCCCACACCGGCTGGGCGACCGTCGTCGATCCGGAGGGCGTGGACGAGGTCGAGCGGACCGTGATCCGTGCCATCGGCCCGGAGGGGCAGTCCCGGATAGCGCCGATACGGGCCGCGGCGGCCGCCGCCGACGCCGTGCGCACGCTGGCCGACCGGCTGGTCGCCGCGGGGCTGGCCGTGCCGCCCGGAACCCGCACGGGCATCGCGTCGGCGGTGCGGGCCGTACGCTGTTCGGCCGTGCTCGTGGTGGTGATGGGCGCCGCCGCCGTACTGATCCCGGGCCGGGAGCCGGGGTACGGCGGTCCGGTGCTGGCCTGGTTCGGGCTGCCGCTCGTCCTGACCCTGGGCTGTCTCGCCATCGCCAGGATCGAGAACCATCCGTACAGCCCGTGGGCCTCCCCCACCGGGCAGCGGTGGCTGGACTCGCTGCCCGCCCCGGTGCGGGGCGCGGACCGCGAACTGCTGGCCGCGGTGGCGGTGCGCGGCGTCCGTGCCGTGCGGGACCCGGCACTGAGGGCGGCTCTGACGGGCCGCCCGATGAACGCCTGA
- a CDS encoding TIGR04222 domain-containing membrane protein encodes MNVLALLLSLAVAVSSVLLLTRTRRDRGRRRPTDVFVHDLYEAAFLNGGPARVVDTALTALYTDGRLIIGGPGIVAVQRPEARDPVERAVLSTLADAPNGALHTLRDAVMRHPAVQEVGDGLAARGLLVSPEETRPRRRWGLIQGLSCLVAVPVSLILTFVQYAVHDGYADYPVPFFVTMLPAMLIGGVLGLLVTLTARSRITKEGLRAVHAYRSAHAYVMSPAHLVATMGLGALPDPVLQGQLLAAARFRSGNRRSASFRTASGAGAPSHSSGTSDVLAATVWCAGASPGGASCGGSTGGGGHSGGGGGGGGGCSSGTSCGSGSGSSCSSGSSCGGSSGGSSCGGSSGGSSCGSSS; translated from the coding sequence ATGAACGTGTTGGCTCTGCTGCTGTCCCTCGCGGTGGCCGTCTCCTCGGTGCTGCTGCTGACGAGGACACGGCGTGACCGCGGCCGGAGGCGGCCCACGGACGTCTTCGTTCACGACCTGTACGAGGCGGCCTTCCTGAACGGCGGCCCGGCCCGAGTGGTGGACACCGCGCTGACCGCCCTGTACACCGACGGACGCCTGATCATCGGCGGCCCCGGCATCGTCGCCGTACAGCGGCCGGAGGCCCGTGACCCGGTCGAGCGGGCCGTGCTCTCCACGCTGGCCGACGCACCGAACGGGGCGCTGCACACGCTGCGGGACGCGGTGATGCGGCATCCGGCGGTGCAGGAGGTCGGGGACGGGCTCGCCGCCCGCGGTCTGCTGGTCTCCCCCGAAGAGACCCGGCCGCGCCGCCGCTGGGGGCTGATCCAGGGGCTGAGCTGCCTCGTGGCCGTGCCGGTCTCCCTGATACTCACGTTCGTCCAGTACGCGGTGCACGACGGCTACGCGGACTATCCGGTCCCGTTCTTCGTCACGATGCTGCCCGCGATGCTGATCGGCGGCGTGCTCGGCCTGCTCGTCACGTTGACCGCCCGTAGCCGGATCACGAAGGAGGGGCTGCGGGCCGTGCACGCCTACCGGTCCGCCCACGCCTATGTGATGAGCCCGGCCCATCTGGTGGCCACGATGGGACTGGGCGCGCTGCCCGATCCCGTGCTCCAGGGGCAGTTGCTGGCCGCGGCACGGTTCCGCAGCGGGAACCGTCGGTCGGCGTCGTTCCGTACGGCTTCCGGTGCCGGTGCCCCGTCCCACTCCTCCGGTACGTCGGACGTCCTCGCCGCGACGGTGTGGTGTGCCGGTGCGAGCCCCGGCGGTGCGAGCTGCGGGGGCTCGACCGGGGGCGGCGGGCACAGCGGCGGTGGCGGAGGTGGAGGTGGAGGCTGCAGTTCGGGTACGAGCTGTGGTTCCGGGTCCGGGTCCAGTTGCAGTTCAGGGTCCAGCTGCGGCGGCAGCAGCGGCGGATCGAGTTGTGGCGGCAGCTCGGGCGGCTCCAGCTGCGGCAGCAGCTCCTGA
- a CDS encoding DUF692 domain-containing protein, producing the protein MRLGIGIGWRPEIADAVEALPGIDWVEAVAENLCADHLPDSLVRLRERGVTVVPHGVSLGLGGADRPDAGRLADLAARAELLGTPLVTEHIAFVRAGGPLTASPRLEAGHLLPVPRTWDALEVLCENVRIAQDSLPVPLALENIAALISWPGEELTEGQFLAELVERTGVRLLIDVANLHTNHVNRGEDPAKALDELPVEAIAYVHVAGGVEKDGVWHDTHAHPVTRPVLDVLTELRSRVDPPGALLERDDDFPPAKELADELTTIRATLKAAAATATASPRDTAAPKAADAPYTVAPRTATAVGGSAAPKDPDVPSAPRPVRTGCAPAVRERAALAQTALLSALVAGTPAPEGFDQRRLGVQSRALAAKRAGVVAKVAPELPEILGADYRDTYLAYAMTRPMSAGYRRDALDFAEQLLIAGRPADAAARRRLTHWWQDRAAPRPPRRTTRLVRAARAVLVGK; encoded by the coding sequence ATGAGGCTGGGAATCGGTATCGGCTGGCGGCCCGAGATCGCCGACGCCGTGGAGGCGCTGCCGGGCATCGACTGGGTCGAGGCGGTGGCGGAGAACCTCTGCGCCGACCATCTGCCCGACTCCCTGGTACGGCTCCGCGAGCGCGGCGTCACCGTCGTGCCGCACGGCGTCTCCCTGGGCCTGGGCGGCGCCGACCGCCCGGACGCGGGGCGGCTCGCGGACCTGGCCGCGCGGGCGGAACTGCTCGGTACGCCGCTGGTGACGGAGCACATCGCGTTCGTTCGGGCCGGGGGGCCGCTCACCGCGTCGCCGAGGCTGGAGGCGGGCCATCTGCTGCCGGTGCCGCGGACCTGGGACGCGCTGGAGGTGCTGTGCGAGAACGTGCGGATCGCCCAGGACTCGCTGCCCGTGCCGCTGGCCCTGGAGAACATCGCGGCGCTGATCTCCTGGCCGGGCGAGGAACTGACGGAGGGGCAGTTCCTGGCGGAGCTGGTCGAGCGCACCGGGGTGCGGCTGCTGATCGATGTGGCCAATCTGCACACCAACCACGTCAACCGCGGCGAGGACCCCGCGAAGGCGCTCGACGAGCTGCCGGTGGAGGCCATCGCGTACGTACATGTGGCGGGCGGCGTCGAGAAGGACGGCGTCTGGCACGACACGCACGCCCACCCCGTGACACGGCCCGTCCTGGACGTGCTGACCGAGCTGCGCTCACGGGTCGACCCGCCCGGTGCGCTGCTGGAGCGAGACGACGACTTCCCGCCCGCGAAGGAGCTGGCGGACGAACTGACCACGATCCGCGCCACCCTGAAGGCGGCAGCCGCGACAGCCACGGCGTCCCCGAGGGACACAGCGGCGCCAAAGGCAGCGGACGCCCCGTACACGGTGGCGCCGAGGACGGCGACGGCCGTGGGCGGATCTGCTGCCCCGAAGGACCCGGACGTCCCGTCGGCCCCCCGGCCGGTGCGGACCGGCTGCGCCCCTGCGGTCCGGGAACGCGCCGCCCTCGCCCAGACCGCGCTGCTCTCGGCGCTCGTCGCGGGCACTCCCGCACCCGAGGGCTTCGACCAACGGCGCCTGGGCGTGCAGAGCCGGGCGCTGGCCGCCAAGCGGGCGGGGGTGGTCGCCAAGGTCGCGCCGGAGCTGCCGGAGATCCTCGGCGCCGACTACCGGGACACCTACCTCGCGTACGCCATGACCCGGCCCATGTCCGCCGGATACCGGCGTGACGCGCTCGACTTCGCGGAGCAGCTGCTGATCGCGGGCCGGCCGGCGGACGCGGCGGCCAGGCGGCGGCTGACCCACTGGTGGCAGGACCGGGCGGCCCCCCGCCCGCCGCGCCGTACCACCCGTCTGGTCCGGGCGGCCCGTGCCGTCCTCGTGGGGAAGTGA
- a CDS encoding peptidyl-tRNA hydrolase has protein sequence MSSNDTPAPDPATTAPDSPFRTEPTSRDEAPQFVLPLVLHLEKTDPPARTDALRTAARAVLTILSDERSLGEGEWAQEMRDWQDARIRKVVRRARGAEWRKASALPGITVTGEGAEVRVFPPVPLDGWPKELAKLQVSGTDLDDPEPPAAPDTTGPVLWLNPEVDMSAGKTMAQAGHGAQLAWWELSDTERKAWREAGFPLAVATADAERWRRLTVSGLPVVRDAGFTEIAPGSCTVVADHPALRR, from the coding sequence GTGAGCAGCAACGACACCCCCGCGCCCGATCCCGCCACGACCGCCCCGGACAGCCCGTTCCGGACCGAGCCGACCTCCCGCGACGAGGCACCGCAGTTCGTGCTGCCGCTCGTGCTGCATCTGGAGAAGACGGACCCGCCGGCCCGTACCGACGCCCTGCGGACGGCCGCCCGCGCGGTGCTCACGATCCTGTCCGACGAGCGCTCCCTGGGCGAGGGCGAGTGGGCGCAGGAGATGCGGGACTGGCAGGACGCCCGTATCCGCAAGGTGGTGCGCCGGGCGCGCGGCGCGGAGTGGCGCAAGGCGTCCGCGCTGCCCGGGATCACGGTGACGGGCGAGGGCGCCGAGGTACGGGTGTTCCCGCCGGTGCCGCTGGACGGCTGGCCCAAGGAGCTGGCCAAGCTCCAGGTTTCGGGCACGGACCTGGACGACCCGGAGCCCCCGGCCGCACCCGACACGACGGGTCCGGTGCTGTGGCTCAACCCGGAGGTGGACATGTCGGCGGGCAAGACCATGGCGCAGGCCGGGCACGGGGCGCAGCTCGCCTGGTGGGAACTGTCGGACACGGAGCGCAAGGCGTGGCGCGAGGCCGGTTTCCCGCTCGCCGTGGCCACCGCCGACGCGGAGCGCTGGCGCCGGCTGACCGTGAGCGGTCTGCCGGTGGTGCGCGACGCCGGGTTCACCGAGATCGCCCCGGGGTCCTGCACGGTGGTCGCCGACCATCCGGCGCTGCGCCGCTGA
- a CDS encoding AIM24 family protein — protein sequence MKSDLFSSEHMAQQATAPGMTLQNAKSIKYAVNGEMHARQGSMIAYRGNLQFERKGQGLGGMLKRAVTGEGLPLMAVRGQGEAWFAHEAANCFIVEMEQGDVLTINGRNVLCFDASLTYEIKTVKGAGMTGGGLFNSVFSGYGKLGLMCEGNPIVIPVTGQQPVYVDTDAVVGWSEQLSTSLHRSQSFGSMVRGGSGEAVQLMLQGEGFVIVRPSELKPEKTAN from the coding sequence ATGAAGAGCGATCTCTTTTCCAGCGAGCACATGGCCCAGCAGGCCACCGCCCCCGGTATGACCCTGCAGAACGCCAAATCGATCAAGTACGCCGTCAACGGGGAGATGCACGCCCGCCAGGGATCGATGATCGCCTACCGCGGCAACCTCCAGTTCGAGCGCAAGGGCCAGGGCCTGGGCGGCATGCTCAAGCGCGCGGTCACCGGCGAGGGGCTGCCGCTCATGGCGGTCCGCGGCCAGGGCGAGGCATGGTTCGCCCACGAGGCGGCCAACTGCTTCATCGTGGAGATGGAGCAGGGCGACGTCCTGACCATCAACGGCCGCAACGTCCTCTGTTTCGACGCCAGCCTGACGTATGAGATCAAGACCGTGAAGGGCGCCGGAATGACCGGCGGCGGCCTCTTCAACAGCGTCTTCAGCGGCTACGGCAAGCTGGGCCTGATGTGCGAGGGCAACCCGATAGTGATCCCCGTCACCGGGCAGCAGCCGGTGTACGTGGACACGGACGCGGTCGTGGGATGGAGCGAGCAGCTCTCCACCTCGCTGCACCGCTCGCAGAGCTTCGGCTCCATGGTGCGCGGCGGCTCCGGCGAGGCCGTGCAGCTGATGCTCCAGGGCGAAGGGTTCGTGATCGTACGGCCCAGCGAGCTCAAGCCCGAGAAGACGGCCAACTGA
- a CDS encoding polysaccharide deacetylase family protein produces the protein MTALTLLGVVLAGCGTPTDSGTEANPAHAPSHTSSVAPPPAPSKPPTLAPGPAGRTPVFERGLPRGRGDKVVALTFDADMTADQGSRAAAGEQFDNPPLIALLRRLKVPSTVFMTGRWAEEYPEQARSIGTDALFEIANHSYSHHAFASPCYGLPVVDRDGMLGDVEQAFASFRKAGARNVVPYFRFPGGCYDDASLRALAPAKVTAVQWDVISGDAFATDADAVAEQVLDGVRPGSLVVMHCTRSAAPVTEEAVRQVVPELLRRGYRFVKVSELMRD, from the coding sequence TTGACCGCTCTGACCCTTCTAGGGGTGGTACTCGCCGGTTGCGGTACCCCTACCGACTCCGGTACCGAGGCGAACCCGGCGCACGCCCCCTCGCACACCTCCTCGGTCGCGCCCCCGCCGGCTCCCTCGAAGCCGCCCACGCTCGCGCCGGGTCCGGCCGGCCGGACACCGGTCTTCGAACGGGGGCTGCCCCGCGGTCGAGGTGACAAGGTCGTGGCACTCACCTTCGACGCCGACATGACGGCCGATCAGGGATCGCGGGCGGCGGCGGGCGAGCAGTTCGACAACCCGCCGCTGATCGCGCTGCTGCGCCGCCTGAAAGTTCCCTCGACCGTCTTCATGACCGGGCGCTGGGCCGAGGAGTACCCGGAGCAGGCGCGGTCCATCGGCACGGACGCGCTGTTCGAGATCGCCAACCACTCGTACAGCCACCATGCCTTCGCCTCGCCCTGCTACGGCCTGCCGGTGGTGGACCGGGACGGGATGCTCGGCGATGTGGAACAGGCCTTCGCCTCGTTCCGGAAGGCCGGGGCGCGCAATGTGGTGCCGTACTTCCGCTTCCCCGGCGGCTGTTACGACGACGCGTCGCTGCGCGCCCTGGCACCGGCGAAGGTGACGGCGGTGCAGTGGGACGTCATCAGCGGCGACGCGTTCGCCACGGACGCGGACGCGGTGGCCGAGCAGGTGCTGGACGGGGTGCGGCCGGGGTCGCTGGTCGTGATGCACTGCACGCGCAGCGCGGCACCGGTCACCGAGGAGGCCGTACGGCAGGTCGTGCCGGAGCTGCTCAGGCGCGGCTACCGCTTCGTGAAGGTCTCCGAGCTGATGCGCGACTGA
- a CDS encoding nucleobase:cation symporter-2 family protein produces the protein MDDSPQPRDTHPVDRRPPLGKLAAFGFQHVLIMYTGCVTVPLVFGAAAGLPTSTIGLLINADLLVAGLITLIQSLGIGKVFGIRLPIVTGATFASVTPMILIAGEYGMQAVYGSMLAAGLFGLLIAVPFARLVRFFPPLVSGVVITVVGLSLIGVAAGMITGNDPEAADHASTTRLALAAGVIVFIVLFARFARGFAGQIGILVALVFGTLAAIPLDLTDFSGVSDADWVGLAAPFHFGAPEFPPSAVISMCVVMLVIFTESTATMMAVGEATGRPVTDRDLARGLAADGLSGVLGGTMNSFMDTVFTQNIGLIRLTRVSSRYVTAVAGGMLVLLGLIPRLGELVAALPGPVVGAAGLVLFATVTMVGVNTLRRVDLDRGHNMTIAAVALGAGLLPEVSEGIYDGFPSWAQIVVGSGITSAAFTAFLLNLLFHHTSWGRGTPKAGGESPEQAGGELPEQAGSAERGIRSAVNIS, from the coding sequence ATGGACGATTCACCGCAGCCTCGGGACACACATCCTGTCGACCGCCGCCCGCCCCTGGGGAAGCTGGCGGCCTTCGGCTTCCAGCATGTGCTGATCATGTACACGGGCTGTGTCACCGTGCCGCTGGTCTTCGGGGCGGCGGCCGGACTCCCCACCTCCACGATCGGTCTGCTGATCAACGCGGATCTGCTCGTCGCCGGTCTGATCACCCTGATCCAGAGCCTCGGCATCGGCAAGGTCTTCGGCATCAGGCTGCCGATCGTGACCGGCGCGACCTTCGCCTCGGTGACGCCGATGATCCTGATAGCGGGCGAGTACGGCATGCAGGCGGTATACGGGTCGATGCTCGCCGCCGGGCTCTTCGGGCTGCTGATCGCCGTGCCTTTCGCCCGGCTGGTGCGGTTCTTCCCGCCGCTCGTCAGCGGGGTCGTGATCACGGTCGTCGGGCTGTCCCTGATCGGGGTGGCCGCCGGAATGATCACCGGCAACGATCCGGAGGCGGCGGACCACGCCTCGACGACCCGGCTGGCGCTGGCCGCCGGGGTCATCGTCTTCATCGTGCTGTTCGCCCGCTTCGCCCGCGGCTTCGCCGGACAGATCGGCATCCTGGTCGCGCTCGTCTTCGGCACGCTGGCCGCGATCCCGCTGGACCTGACCGACTTCTCCGGGGTGTCCGACGCCGACTGGGTGGGGCTGGCCGCTCCGTTCCACTTCGGGGCGCCCGAGTTCCCGCCGTCCGCGGTGATCTCCATGTGCGTGGTGATGCTGGTGATCTTCACCGAGTCGACGGCCACGATGATGGCGGTGGGCGAGGCCACCGGACGCCCCGTCACGGACAGGGACCTGGCCCGCGGACTCGCCGCGGACGGGCTGTCCGGTGTGCTCGGCGGCACCATGAACTCCTTCATGGATACCGTCTTCACCCAGAACATCGGCCTGATCCGGCTGACGAGGGTCTCCAGCCGCTACGTCACGGCGGTGGCGGGCGGCATGCTGGTGCTGCTCGGACTGATCCCCCGGCTCGGCGAACTGGTGGCCGCGCTGCCCGGTCCCGTGGTGGGCGCGGCCGGTCTGGTCCTGTTCGCCACCGTGACCATGGTCGGCGTCAACACCCTGCGCCGGGTCGACCTGGACCGGGGCCACAACATGACGATCGCGGCGGTGGCGCTGGGGGCGGGGCTGCTGCCCGAGGTCTCCGAGGGCATCTACGACGGCTTCCCGTCCTGGGCGCAGATCGTGGTGGGCAGCGGCATCACGAGCGCCGCGTTCACGGCGTTCCTGCTCAATCTGTTGTTCCACCACACCTCTTGGGGACGTGGTACGCCGAAGGCGGGCGGGGAGTCGCCGGAGCAGGCGGGCGGGGAGCTGCCGGAGCAGGCGGGGTCGGCCGAACGAGGCATCCGGAGCGCCGTGAACATCTCCTGA